One part of the Prunus persica cultivar Lovell chromosome G5, Prunus_persica_NCBIv2, whole genome shotgun sequence genome encodes these proteins:
- the LOC18776053 gene encoding probable glutathione S-transferase — protein MEGVKLVATTQSLFCTRIEWALKLKGVEYEYIEEDLRNKSPILLKYNPVHKKVPVFVHDDRAIAESLVILEYIDETWKEHPLLPQDSYDRAIARFWAKFADEKVVFGAWRACTAAEGEEKEKAIESALESLAYLEKQIEGKKFFGGEEIGYLDLALGWIPHWLNTMEEAGGMKLLEAERFPSLHEWGHNFIQIPLIKECLPPREKLVNYLNASLTYLRSLSANKP, from the exons ATGGAAGGTGTGAAGCTGGTTGCCACAACTCAAAGCCTGTTCTGCACAAGGATTGAGTGGGCTCTAAAGCTCAAGGGTGTGGAATATGAGTACATAGAAGAAGACTTGAGAAACAAGAGTCCCATCCTTCTCAAGTATAACCCTGTCCACAAGAAGGTGCCTGTGTTTGTGCACGACGACAGAGCCATTGCCGAGTCGCTTGTGATCCTTGAGTACATTGATGAGACATGGAAGGAGCACCCCTTGCTACCTCAAGACTCATATGACAGAGCCATAGCTCGCTTTTGGGCTAAATTTGCTGATGAGAAG GTTGTGTTTGGAGCATGGAGAGCTTGCACGGCGGCGGAAGGcgaagagaaggagaaggcaATAGAGTCTGCACTAGAATCACTAGCATATCTTGAGAAGCAGATTGAAGGGAAGAAGTTTTTTGGTGGAGAAGAAATAGGGTATCTAGATTTAGCGTTGGGATGGATACCTCACTGGCTGAATACTATGGAAGAAGCTGGAGGCATGAAGCTACTTGAAGCAGAGAGGTTCCCATCTCTGCATGAATGGGGTCACAACTTCATCCAAATTCCACTCATCAAAGAATGCCTTCCACCCAGAGAAAAGCTTGTCAACTATTTGAACGCTAGCCTCACTTACCTGCGTTCATTATCCGCCAACAAACCCTGA